One segment of Procambarus clarkii isolate CNS0578487 chromosome 1, FALCON_Pclarkii_2.0, whole genome shotgun sequence DNA contains the following:
- the LOC138362961 gene encoding trichohyalin-like, translating to MFKRRNRCTRGGTAAQEEEQLHKRRNSCTRGGTAAQEEKQLHKWRNSCTRGGTAAQEEEQLHKRRNSCTRGGTVAQEEEQLHKRRNSCTSGGTVAQEEEQLHKRRNSCTRGGTAAQEEEQLHKRRNSCTRGRTAAQEEKQLHKWRNSCTRGGTVAQEEEQLHKRRNSCTSGGTVAQEEEQLHKRRNSCTRGGTAAQEEEQLHKRRNSCTRGGTAAQEEKQLHKWRNSCTRGGTAAQEEEQLHKRRNRCTRGGTAAQEEEQLHKRRNSCTRGETAAQEEEQLHKRRNSCTRGGTAAQEEEQLHKRSSSCTRRAAAAQEEQQLYKRRNSCTRGATAAQEEEQLHKRSSSCTRGAAAAQEEQQLYKRSSSCTRGAAAAQEEQQLHKRSSSCTRGAAAAQEEQQLHKRTNSCTRGATAAREAQQLHKRSNSCTRSAAAA from the coding sequence ATGTTCAAGAGGAGGAACAGGTGCACAAGAGGAGGAACAGCTGCACAAGAGGAGGAACAGTTGCACAAGAGGAGGAACAGCTGCACAAGAGGAGGAACAGCTGCACAAGAGGAGAAACAGCTGCACAAGTGGAGGAACAGTTGCACAAGAGGAGGAACAGCTGCACAAGAGGAGGAACAGCTGCACAAGAGGAGGAACAGTTGCACAAGAGGAGGAACAGTTGCACAAGAGGAGGAACAGCTGCACAAGAGGAGAAACAGCTGCACAAGTGGAGGAACAGTTGCACAAGAGGAGGAACAGTTGCACAAGAGGAGGAACAGTTGCACAAGAGGAGGAACAGCTGCACAAGAGGAGGAACAGTTGCACAAGAGGAGGAACAGCTGCACAAGAGGAAGAACAGCTGCACAAGAGGAGAAACAGCTGCACAAGTGGAGGAACAGTTGCACAAGAGGAGGAACAGTTGCACAAGAGGAGGAACAGCTGCACAAGAGGAGAAACAGCTGCACAAGTGGAGGAACAGTTGCACAAGAGGAGGAACAGTTGCACAAGAGGAGGAACAGTTGCACAAGAGGAGGAACAGCTGCACAAGAGGAGGAACAGTTGCACAAGAGGAGGAACAGCTGCACAAGAGGAGGAACAGCTGCACAAGAGGAGAAACAGCTGCACAAGTGGAGGAACAGTTGCACAAGAGGAGGAACAGCTGCACAAGAGGAGGAACAGCTGCACAAGAGGAGGAACAGGTGCACAAGAGGAGGAACAGCTGCACAAGAGGAGGAACAGTTGCACAAGAGGAGGAATAGCTGCACAAGAGGAGAAACAGCTGCACAAGAGGAGGAACAGTTGCACAAGAGGAGGAACAGCTGCACAAGAGGAGGAACAGCTGCACAAGAGGAGGAACAGCTGCACAAGAGGAGCAGCAGCTGCACAAGAAGAGCAGCAGCTGCACAAGAGGAGCAACAGCTGTACAAGAGGCGCAACAGCTGCACAAGAGGAGCAACAGCTGCACAAGAGGAGGAACAGCTGCACAAGAGGAGCAGCAGTTGCACAAGAGGAGCAGCAGCTGCACAAGAGGAGCAACAGCTGTACAAGAGGAGCAGCAGCTGCACGAGAGGAGCAGCAGCTGCACAAGAGGAGCAACAGCTGCACAAGAGGAGCAGCAGCTGCACAAGAGGAGCAGCAGCTGCACAAGAGGAGCAGCAGCTGCACAAGAGGACCAACAGCTGCACAAGAGGAGCAACAGCTGCACGAGAGGCACAACAGCTGCACAAGAGGAGCAACAGCTGCACAAGAAGCGCAGCAGCTGCATAA